The Candidatus Deferrimicrobiaceae bacterium genomic sequence GGCGCGACCGCCCCGTCGTTCCTCGAAGGCGAGGCGTAAGCGCGATGACAACCGTTGCGATCTATCGCTCGCCTCGCCCCACGTTTTCGTCCGGCCCTCTACCTCAAAGGGCCGAATCGCCGGTGACGGGGGAACAGCTCCCCTTCGGTACGAACGGGGGGCCTTCCGCGGCTGTTCCCGGCCGTTACCCGTTCGGCGCACGCCTCGGAACCGGGACCGTCTTCGCGACGCCCCGCGCAGGGATCGCGGCGGCGGAGCCGGAACTTCCCGGGAAGGGCGGCCGGGCCGACGCGCTTCCGGAAGCACCCGCGGCCATTTCTCCCCGATACCCGTGGGGGGCACGCCTCGGATCCGAAATATTGATCGGAAAGCGACATTCCCTCGTCGGCACTTGATATGCATCGGACAACGACAACCTGGAGGAATACGACATGGCTTACATCACGGGACTGACCAAGGACAAGAAAGAGTGGACGCCTCAATTCATCAAGAATATCGACGAGGAGCTGTGCATCGGCTGTGGCCGCTGCTTCAAGGTATGCGCGCATGACGTGCTCGGTTTCGAGGAAGTCGACGAAGACGACTCCGCGAAGATGTTCATGAAGGTCGAGAACGGCGGCAACTGCATCGGCTGCCAGGCGTGCGGCCGCACCTGCTCCAAGAAGGCGTTCACGTTCGAACCCGTCGTCGCATAGAAACGACGGAAAGATAACCGCAGCGGATTGAAAGGAGACATCTCATGGGCGGATTCGACAATAAAAAACATCCCTGCTTCTCGATGGATGCTGCGCACAAGTTCGCCCGGCTCCACCTTCCGGTGGCGCCCCGCTGCAACATCAAGTGCCTCTACTGCAACCGCAAGTTCGACTGCGTCAACGAGAGCCGCCCCGGCGTCACCAGCTCCGTGCTCACACCGCAGCAGGGGCTCGAGCGCTTCCTCGAGACGAAGCGGCTGATGCCGAACCTGGCGATCGTCGGCGTGGCGGGGCCGGGCGACGCGATGGCCAACCCCGACGAGACGTTCGAGACGTTTCGCCTGATCCGGGCGGCGGACGGTGAAGTCGATTTCTGCCTGTCCACCAACGGGGTTGGACTTGTCGAGCATCTGGAAAAGATCCGGGAGATCGGTATCCGTTACATCACGGTCACGATCAACACACGGAAACTCTCGACGGCGCGCACCCTCTACCCCTGGGCGCAGGACGGCGACGTCTACCTGAAAGGCGACCTCGCCGCA encodes the following:
- the fdxB gene encoding ferredoxin III, nif-specific, producing the protein MAYITGLTKDKKEWTPQFIKNIDEELCIGCGRCFKVCAHDVLGFEEVDEDDSAKMFMKVENGGNCIGCQACGRTCSKKAFTFEPVVA